The stretch of DNA GATCGCGACCCTCAAACAACTCTTCGGATTTGTCTGTTGGATGCCACTCAATGTTGATGTCAGTCAGCGCGACAAAGAAGTCGTTACTAAGAACGCCCGGCGTCTTGGTGAATACACCATGATTTGAACGGTTGTAGTTGGCATTCAACGCCCTCAAGCCACCGACCAGTACTGTCATTTCTGGAGCACTAAGTGTGAGTAGGCTAGCCTTCTCGAGCAACAACTGCTCTGTTGTCTGAGCGTGCCCAGTACGCATGTAGTTGCGGAAACCATCAAAAGTTGGTTCTAGCACTGCGAAGGAATCAGCATCGGTCTGTTCGGCCTTTGCATCGCCGCGACCTGGCAAGAACGCCACTTCAACGGTTACTCCGGCGTCTTGCGCAGCCTTTTCAACTGCTGCGTTTCCGCCAAGAACAATCAGGTCTGCAATCGAGAATCCCGTTTCTGTGCTCAGCGCTTCATAGATTTCGAGAGCCTTCGCTAGTTCGGTTGTGTTGTTTGCTTCCCAGTTTTTCTGAGGTGCTAAACGAATGCGTGAGCCGTTTGCACCGCCACGCTTGTCTGTGCCTCGGAAAGTTGAAGCCGATGCCCATGCGGTAAAGACAAGCTCTGAAATCGAAAGCCCACTTGCTAGGATTTTCTTCTTCAGATTTGCAACATCTATTGCCGTCGGCACTTTGCCTGGCTTCGGAACTGGATCTTGCCAAATCAGATCTTCCTTTGGCACTAAGTTGCCCAAGTAGCGGGCCTTTGGCCCCATGTCGCGGTGATTAAGTTTGAACCAGGCGCGCGCAAAAGCATCGGCAAACTTGTCAGGGTTTGCATAGAAATCTTTCGAGATCTTGAGGTACGCAGGATCAAACTTCAGCGCGAGATCTGCTGTCGTCATGATTGGTGCATGAGTTCGTGAAGAATCATGCGCATCTGGCACAGTGCCAGCCATCGCTCCACCTTTTGGTATCCACTGCTGTGCACCTGCTGGGCTCTTGGTTAACTCCCATTCATTCTCAAGCAGAATTTTGAAATATTCGTTATCCCACTGGGTCGGGTTGGTTGTCCAAGCGCCTTCGATACCACTGGTAATTGTGTCTACACCACGACCTGAATTCATTGAGTTCAACCAACCAAGACCCATTGTTTGGATTGGTGCAGCTTCGGGTTCTGGCCCGACATATTTATTTGGGTCTCCAGCACCGTGTGCTTTACCGAATGTGTGGCCACCTGCAACGAGTGCGACGGTTTCTTCGTCGTTCATTGCCATGCGTGCAAATGTCTCTCGAATGTCGCGTGCAGAAGCGACTGGATCGGCCTTACCGTTTGGACCTTCTGGGTTGACATAGATCAAACCCATTTGAACTGCGGCCAACGGATTCGCAAGTTTGCGATCACCTGAGTATCGCTCATCGCCGAGCCAAGTTGTTTCTTTCCCCCAATAAGTGTCGTCTGATTCGTAAACGTCTGAGCGACCGCCTGCGAAGCCGAACGATTTGAAACCCATCGACTCGAGAGCGACATGCCCGGTGAGGATCATTAGGTCGGCCCAGGAAATTTTGTTGCCGTACTTTTTCTTA from Pseudomonadota bacterium encodes:
- the katG gene encoding catalase/peroxidase HPI, coding for GGAITSANMGTTNAKWWPNQLNVRVLHNNPEVGDPMDPDFDYAKEFKSLDLDAVVKDLTDLMTDSQDWWPADYGHYGPFFIRMAWHAAGTYRIQDGRGGGGAGMQRFAPTNSWPDNGNLDKARRLLWPIKKKYGNKISWADLMILTGHVALESMGFKSFGFAGGRSDVYESDDTYWGKETTWLGDERYSGDRKLANPLAAVQMGLIYVNPEGPNGKADPVASARDIRETFARMAMNDEETVALVAGGHTFGKAHGAGDPNKYVGPEPEAAPIQTMGLGWLNSMNSGRGVDTITSGIEGAWTTNPTQWDNEYFKILLENEWELTKSPAGAQQWIPKGGAMAGTVPDAHDSSRTHAPIMTTADLALKFDPAYLKISKDFYANPDKFADAFARAWFKLNHRDMGPKARYLGNLVPKEDLIWQDPVPKPGKVPTAIDVANLKKKILASGLSISELVFTAWASASTFRGTDKRGGANGSRIRLAPQKNWEANNTTELAKALEIYEALSTETGFSIADLIVLGGNAAVEKAAQDAGVTVEVAFLPGRGDAKAEQTDADSFAVLEPTFDGFRNYMRTGHAQTTEQLLLEKASLLTLSAPEMTVLVGGLRALNANYNRSNHGVFTKTPGVLSNDFFVALTDINIEWHPTDKSEELFEGRDRKTGKVVWTGTRNDLIFGSNSQLRAISEVYAQNDAKAKFVRDFAAAWTKVMNLDRFDK